The Aedes aegypti strain LVP_AGWG chromosome 3, AaegL5.0 Primary Assembly, whole genome shotgun sequence genome contains a region encoding:
- the LOC5578893 gene encoding protein unc-50 homolog, with protein sequence MKYSTSPTPSRSNSSSLLGGMSSSRTTSPLPPPANYRNDCMSATNKSYKYLRRFIKFDQMDFEFAMWQMLYLFIAPKKVYRNFNYRKQTKSQFARDDPAFLVLLVGCLCVTSIGFAWVLSLGIGQSLVFLLYVVFVDCILCGMVVATMLWFITNHYLRDRASDLDVEWGYAFDVHLNAFFPPLILLHFIQLFFYHPLISQDWFISTLIGNTIWLAALSYYIYITFLGYNAVPNLRNTRIILVTLPLVFLFYIVTLIIRWNLSVSLMYFYHYRVL encoded by the exons ATGAAATACTCCACCTCTCCGACTCCTTCGCGTAGTAATAGCTCTTCGCTCCTGGGGGGAATGTCGTCATCCAGAACCACATCCCCGTTGCCTCCGCCGGCCAATTACCGGAACGACTGCATGAGCGCCACCAACAAAAGCTACAAATATCTCCGGCGGTTCATCAAGTTCGACCAGATGGACTTCGAGTTTGCGATGTGGCAAATGCTGTACTTGTTCATTGCGCCCAAGAAAGTGTACCGGAACTTCAATTACCGGAAGC AAACCAAATCTCAGTTTGCGCGCGATGACCCAGCTTTCCTGGTACTGTTGGTTGGATGCTTGTGTG TCACATCTATCGGCTTTGCGTGGGTGCTGAGCCTAGGAATCGGCCAAAGTTTAGTATTTCTATTGTACGTGGTGTTTGTGGATTGCATTCTTTGCGGAATGGTAGTGGCGACAATGCTGTGGTTCATCACGAACCATTACTTGCGAGATCGTGCCTCGGACTTGGACGTGGAATGGGGCTATGCATTCGATGTGCATCTGAATGCATTTTTCCCTCCGTTAATTTTGTTGCACTTCATTCAGCTATTCTTCTATCATCCGCTCATCAGCCAGGACTGGTTTATTTCGACTTTGATAGGCAACACAATCTGGCTGGCCGCGCTCAGTTACTACATTTATATAACCTTCCTGGGTTATAACGCAGTACCCAATCTAAGAAATACCCGAATCATTTTGGTTACACTACCATTGGTGTTTCTATTTTACATTGTTACGTTAATCATTCGCTGGAATTTGAGCGTTTCGTTAATGTATTTTTATCACTATAGAGTTCTGTAA